Genomic DNA from Pelosinus sp. UFO1:
TTATCTTCTCCTCTTGGTGGCGTAGATCAAACACATCCCGGTTGTGCTCAACCTCGATTTACTTTAACTCAATTAAGTAATTAAGAAGAATGGGAGTGAAGAGAAATCTTCACTCTTTTTATTTTTTGTAATTTACCATATGGAATTGAGGTGAAACCATGATTTGCTTCACAACCTGCGCCTGTAATATAAGCAATGATTGCATAAGAGCAACCTTGCATACTAAGTCTGCAAGGTGCAGAGATAGGACGGTGCCCAAGGATGTTAGAAAAAAAGAAAAGAGTAGTAGACCCAAAAGGGATGAAAAAAGTAAAAGCCATTGACCACTGCGAAAAATGCGGCAGGATGTCAAATGGCTTTTATAATTTAGAAGTGGCTCATGTAAAAGGTAAAGGATGTAGTGGACCGGATATTAAGGAAAATTGTTTAAAACTATGTGGACCTGCATCTATGAGTATGGGGTGTCATGGTGCTGATCACAGGGGCGAGATTACTGACGATGAATTATTTGAAATTATAGCAAGGCGTGAGGGTAAGCCATTAGAGGTTATTCAAGAGGTCGTTCAGAAGGCATGGAGATTTAGAGAATATCGGCGGGTGATGAAAAATGACGTATGACCCTAAGATGTTACCTGAATATATATCAGAGGACCTAGAAGCACCACACTATTTAATTTAAGTTGTAAATTATGAAGAAGCAAGGGTGTCTAAAGTTGTGGGTGGTTATGAAGTCGGCTTTAAATCAGCAGAATGAAACTATAAGAAAGCACTAGCTAAAGCTATGGTGATGCATAAGGATTTTAAAGTAGCAACTATTGTAAAGGCTATGGCTGAAAACGAACTATATGTGATAGAACAAGCTTCTCTACTAGAACAAGCAGAAGTATTATTGATTATGGGTAAAGCGGAGTTAGAAGGGCGGGACAAACAATATCAAGGTATAAAGAAATTAATTGATCTTGAGGTTCAGGAGCTAAGAACTTCTAGAGGATAATATTACCTTTTGCCGAAATGTGTATAAATTTGGTAAAAAGGAAGTGTGTTTTATGGAATTAGATACTAAACAAAAAGTACTAATAGCAATTTACACTGAGTATCAAAAAGATATACCAGATATGGCATCAATTACATCTAGTAATTTAGGGATTGATCACGATATATTTAAAATTGCCTTAGATAAATTAGATAATGAGGGGTTAGTTAATGGATTAAATATTCTTAAAGGCGGATATCGTAGTATTCCAAAACAAGTAATAATTCATCATGCAAAAATGAGCAGCTATGGGATAAATTACGTTGAAACTAAATTAAACATCCAACCATCTTTAAGTAATAAAGAAAAAGTAAAGGTCGTTATAGATCGTTCTACTGAATGGGGATGGGAGCAACTTAAAGATATTGGTTCAAAGGTTTTATCGGAAGTAATTAAATCCCATGCGGGTATTTAAAATATTACTAAGCGTCCTACGGGGCGCTTTTTCTGATATTTTAAAGGATAATATTACCTTTTGCCGAAGTATGTAGGAAATGGTAAAAAGGGAGATGGTTATCATACCTACTGTAAAGGATCCGGACGGAAGCAATCAAGAGGCAGACAAGATTCCCGAAATATGCCCACATTGTCAATCAAGTATTTCGGTAAAACATATTATTAGTAAACATATAAAGATTGAATCAATATTTTATCTGCAAGTAGTTTATTCTTGCCCTAATCAAAAATGTAAGGAGATCATAGTTGCGACATACGAATATAATAGCGGTCA
This window encodes:
- a CDS encoding YjcQ family protein, whose product is MELDTKQKVLIAIYTEYQKDIPDMASITSSNLGIDHDIFKIALDKLDNEGLVNGLNILKGGYRSIPKQVIIHHAKMSSYGINYVETKLNIQPSLSNKEKVKVVIDRSTEWGWEQLKDIGSKVLSEVIKSHAGI